One stretch of Meriones unguiculatus strain TT.TT164.6M chromosome 7, Bangor_MerUng_6.1, whole genome shotgun sequence DNA includes these proteins:
- the Rpl38 gene encoding large ribosomal subunit protein eL38 translates to MPRKIEEIKDFLLTARRKDAKSVKIKKNKDNVKFKVRCSRYLYTLVITDKEKAEKLKQSLPPGLAVKELK, encoded by the exons ATG CCTCGGAAAATTGAGGAAATAAAGGACTTTCTGCTCACAGCCCGGCGGAAGGATGCCAAAT CTGTGAAGATCAAGAAGAACAAGGATAATGTGAAGTTCAAGGTTCGCTGCAGCAGGTACCTTTACACCCTGGTTATCACAGAcaaggagaaggcagagaagcTGAAGCAGTCCCTACCCCCTG gTTTGGCAGTGAAGGAGCTGAAATGA